A stretch of DNA from Thalassospiraceae bacterium LMO-SO8:
CGATTTCGATGATGTCGCTGGTCGCCGAGAACCGGGGCGCCGACACCGCCTGCTGCGCGTCCATGCCGAAATCCACGTGATTGAGGATCGCCTGCAACACACCCATGGCGATGTAGGTGCCGCCGGGCGCGCCGACGATGAAGCGGGGCCGATCGCCGTCGAACAGGATGGTCGGCGCCATGGAGGTGAACCGCGCCTTGCCGGGGGCGAGAGACCCGACCTGCCCCGGCCGGGGGTCGAACACACCCATGCAGCCGTTGTAGATGAAGCCGAGGCCGTCCGTGGTCACGCCCGACGGCATGCCCAACGAATGGGTCAGGCTGACGCAGTCGCCGGCCTGATCGACGACGCAAAGATGCGTCGTATCCTTGCTTTCCTTGTCGCGGCCGACGCGGGGCACGTGGGTGACCTCGCCCGCCTTGATGCGCGCCGCGCAATCCGCCGCGTATCCTTTGTCCAGCAGGTGCGCCACCGGCACGTCGACGAAGCGCGGGTCGCCCACGCTGCGGTCCTTGTCGACGGTGGAAATCTTCATGGCCTCGGCGACCGTGCGGATGTAATCGGGCGAATTGTGGCCCATGGCCGCCAGATCGAAATTCTCCAGGATGTTCAGCATCTGCAGGACCATGATCCCGCCGCCCGGCGGCGGACAGGACGACACCCGGATGCCTCGGTACTCGGACCACAGGGGCTGAGTTTCCTCGGGCCCGCAATTGGCGAGATCGGCGGCCGAAATCAGCCCGCCATGGGCCGCCATGTCGGACGCGATCCTGCCGGCGATCTCTCCTTCATAGAAATCGTCGGCGCCCTGCGCGGCGATGCGCGCAAGGGTGCGCGCCATGTCCGGATTGGTAATGGTCATGCCGGGCGTCTTCAGGCTGCCGTCGGCGTTCAGATACGTCTTGGCCGTGGCCGGGCTGCCGCGCAGGTATTCGATGTGCTGGACGCGGCCGGCGGGTTCTTCCTGCGTCCAGAAGCGGTGCATGTGCGGGCGGATCATATAGCCGTCATTGGCCAAGGCGATGGCCGGCTGCAGCAAATCGGCGAGCGGGCGCGTGCCGAACCGGGTGAGCGCCGCATCAAGCGCGCGGAGCGTTTCCGGGGTGGCGATGGCCTGATAGCCGACCTCGTTGACGCGGCCTTTCAGGATAAAGCCGAAACCGTCCTCGGCCTCCTGCTCCAAAAGGTCCTGCCACATGGTGTCGGTGACGGCGCCGGGGGCGCGGGCGTGGAAATCCAGGCACAGGTGCTGACCGACCGACGGCAGATAAAGATGCATGGAGCCGAACCCGGCGATGCCGCACATGAAGGGATCGACCACCGTCTGGGCCAATGCCGTCGCGACGGCGGCGTCCACGGCGTTGCCGCCCGATCTCAAAATTTCCGCGCCGACCTCGACCGGCTCCGGCTGCGGCGCGACCACCATGCCCTGCGTCATGTTCCCCCCGTCCCCATTGTTCAGGAATTAGCATTCCAGAAATGTTCGGGGACCAGTCTCGCCCAGGCAGGCCGCCCCGGCAAGTCCCTACTCGGCTGCCTTGGCGGGCTTGTCGCGTTCCGTCGCCGGCAGATCGCCGAGCGGACCCAGGGCATCCTTGTCCCGCAGGAACATGGGCTTGGACTGCATGTAGAGGGTCAGGAGCCGTGTCAGCGCCATGACCGAATCAAGATGCGTGCGCTCATACCCGTGCGACGCGTCGAGCGCGAAGCACAGCAACGCCGTGCGGATGTCGTTGCCGGCCTCCAGCGCCGCCGCGGCATCCGATCGGTAGAAACGGAACACGTCGCGGGAATGCTCGATCCCGTGACCGACGCACATGTCGATCAGCGAACGCGACAGGTGCCAATCGAAGGGCCCCGAGGAATCCTGCATGGCGATGGTCACGCCGTATTCGGAGGTATGCTGGCCCGGCGCGATGGTGCCGTTGTCTATCGAAACGAGTTCGGCCACATCGCCGTGCAGCACGGCGGAGGCCCCCACGCCGACCTCTTCCGTGATGGTGAACAGCAGATGGCAGTCAATGGGCAGGACCGTGCCCGCGCGCCCGACCGCCCGCGCCGCCGTCAAAAGCGCCGCAACCCCGGCCTTGTCGTCCAGATGGCGCGAAAACACGAAACCGTTGGGCATGAATTCGGTCATCGGGTCGATGGAAATGGTATCGCCCACATTGATGCCCAGCGCCCGCACTTCGTGCTCGTAGCCGACCCGTTCGTCCAGGCGCAGTTCGACCTCGGACCATTCGGTCGGCTGGGTGTCGATGGCCTCGTTATAGGTATGGCCCGACGCCTTGGCCGGCAGAATGGTGCCGCGGAAGGTGCGGCCGCCATCGGAATGCACGGTGCAGCGCGCGCCCTCGGCGAAACGCGACGACCAATGGCCGATCGGCACGACCTCCAGCCGTCCACCCAGGCGGAAGCCCTTGACCATGGCGCCCAGGGTGTCGAGATGGGCCGCGATGGCGCGGTCGGGCGAGGCTTCCTCGCCCTTCAGGTCGGCGCGGATGGCGCCCCGGCGGGTCAACTCGAACGGAATGTCGAGCTCCTTCAGTTCCGCACAGACCAGGCCGACGATCTCGTCCGTCATGCCGGTCGGGCTGGGTGTGGCCAAAAGCTTGGCCAAGATTTCGACCATGTAGTCTCGGTCTATGAAAAGGTCGTACTTCACGCGGTCACTCCTTTCCCGCTTGCGGGAGTCTTCACCAATTCCTGGCGTGTTTCGGGAAACAGGAAATCGACGAATTTCTGCGCCGTCGGCTGTGGTTCATGATTGGCCAGGCCGGGGCGCTCGTTGGCTTCGATGATACGGTAGTCGGGCCCATCCACGCGGGGAACCATGAAATCGAACCCGACGACGGGGATGCCCAGAACCTGGCGCGCCGTCAGGGCCGCATCGCGCAGCGCGGGATGCAGGTCCTCGGTCACATCGTGGATGGTGCCGCCGCAGTGCAGGTTGGCGGTCTTACGGACCTCCAGCACCACGCCGTCCCCCAGGATCGAATTCATGCCGTGTCCCTGAGCCTGCAAACAGCGCCGTGTTTCGTCATCGATGGGAATCCGGCTTTCGCCGCCCGTGGCGGCGGCGCGGCGGCGCGACAGACGCTGGATCAGTTCCTGGATGCTGTGTTGCCCGTCGCCGGTGATGCGGGGCGGCCGGCGCACGGCGGCGGCGGCGACCTCGTCGCCGATGACGATGATGCGAAGGTCCCGGCCGTTGACGAATTCCTCGCCGATCACATGGTCGGCTTGGTCGCGGACTTCGTCGAAGGCGGCGATCGCCTCGTCCTCGGAACACAGGTCGACGAACACGCCCTGCCCCTGTTCGCCCCGGGCGGGCTTGATGACGATGCGTCCGTACTTCTCCAAAAACGCCCGCACGTCGTCGCGGCTGCGCAAGGTGACCTGACCGGGCATGTTCAGGTCGGCCTTGGCCAGAAGCCGGTGGGTCAGCGCCTTGTCGTCGCAGCGGCTCATGGCGACGGCGGAGGTCAGCTCGCTCAAACTTTCGCGGCAGGCGATGGACCGCCCGCCGAGCGTCAAGGTGAACAGACCCGCCGCCGCGTCCTCGATGTCCACGTGGATGCCGCGGCGCCTGGCCTCGTCGACGATGATCTTGGCGTAGATGTTCAGATTCTCGACCCGCTGCGGGCCGATGAACAGGGATTCGTTGATCGGATTCTTCTTCTTCACCGTGTAGACGGGAACCCGTTCGAACCCCATCTTTTCGTACAACTGGATGGCTTCCGCGTTGTCGTGCAGCACGGACAGGTCCATGAACGCGCGGCCCGCGGCCCGGAAATGGGCCGCCAGCGCGGTCACCAGGCCGATGCCCACGGCGGGCACCGCTGCCTGGCTGTCGACGGCGAGCGCCCACAGGGACGAGCCTTCCTCGGGATCATCGAAGGCGGTCGTGTGGTCGATCCCCATCACGACGCCCAGCACCTCACCGTCCTGGGCCGATTCCGCGACCAGCACGGTGACGCATTGCCGGTTGTCGAGTTCGGCCAGATAGCCGGGCTTGAGCGACACCATCCCGCGTGAGGTATAGATGCGGTTGATCGCCCCTTCGTCGGCGGCCTCGGCCGCGCGGATCGTGAACATGGTGCTGTCGTCGGCGCGGGCGGTGGCCGGCAGTTCCCTCAGGTTCAGGCGAAAGCTGTGGGACGGATCCATGAACAGGGTCTGCGGCGCCATGGACAGGATGACATGCGGATCGCGCACGTAAATGGCAAGGTCGCGCTCGCCGGTCTCCTCCTCCATCAGGCGGCCGGCCAACAGTTCCGGCTTGTCGAAGGTCTGGCCGAACAGCACGCGGCCCCAACCGCAATGCACGGCGACGCATTTGCCGACCGTGCCCATGCCGTTCTTGGGCGGCTCGCCCCAATGCTTCAAGGAAAGCGCATTTTCCATGACCGGGTTTTCCTTTCGCCGGTTCACGGCGTCAGACCCCGTGGGTCTGTAGCCAGGTTTCCATGAGCGCCACCTGCCACAGCTTCGAGCCCTTAAGCGGCGTGATGTGATCGGCGGGGGCGTCCAGCAGCATGTCGAGATAGCCGCGGTCGAACAGCGACCGCTCACGCGCCGGCTTCGACGCCAGGGTGTCCCGCACCATTTCCAGGTACGGCCCGTCGATGTATTTCAGCGCCGGCACGGGAAAGTAGCCCTTGGGCCGGTCGATGACCTCGGCCGGGACGACCATGCGGGCGACGTCCTTCAACACGCCCTTGCCGCCGCCGCGGACCTTGTGTTCGGGCGGAACACGGCCGGCCAGCTCGACCAGTTCGTGATCGAGGAACGGCACCCGCGCCTCCAGCCCCCAGGCCATGGTCATGTTGTCGACCCGCTTCACCGGATCGTCGACCAGCATGATGGTGGAATCGATGCGCAGCGCCTTGTCCACGGCGCGGTCGGCGCCGGGCTGGGCGAAATTCCGTTCGATGAAGGCCAGGCTTTCGTCGCGCCCCGTGTGGTACTGCGGCGACACGGCTTTTTTGTAGTCGTCAAAATCGCGGTCGCGGAACACCTGGGCGTAGTCACCGACGGGATCGTTGGATTCCATCAGCGGCGGATACCAGGAATAACCGCCGAAGATTTCGTCCGCCCCCTGGCCCGACTGCACCACCTTCACGTGCTGAGCGACTTCCTGGCTGAGCGCGAAGAAGCCCACGTTGTCGTGGCTGACCATGGGTTCGGACATCGCGCGGATGGTATCCGGCAGCAGGTCCATCAGGCGCTTGGCGCCGACGTGGATCTTGTAATGCTCGGTGCCGAATTCCTTGGCGATCAGATCGGAATACTTGAACTCGTTGCCGGCCTCGCCGCCAGCGTCCTCGAAGCCCACGGAAAAGGTGCGCAGCGGCGTCTTGCCCGCGCGCGCCAGCATGCCGACGATGAGCGACGAATCGACCCCGCCCGACAACAGCACGCCGACGTCGACATCGGCTTCCAACCGCCGGTCGATGGACAGCGCCAGGGCCTCGTAGACCAGGTCGCGCCAGTCCTCGGCGGACAGCTTCATGTCGCCGGCGGAACGCGTGAAATCGACGGACCAATAGGTGGTGTCCTTGCGCGTGCCGTCGGCGTCGAACACCGCATAGGTCGCGGGCGGCAGCTTGCGCACGCCCTTCAGCACCGTATAGGGGGCCGGCACCACGGCGTGAAACGACATGTAATGGTTCAGGCCCACGGGATCGATGTCCGTGTCCGTGTCGCCCGCCGCCAGCAGCGCCGGCAGGGTCGAGGCGAAGCGCAGCCGCTTGCCGCTTTCCGCCAGGTACAGCGGCTTGATGCCGAGCCGGTCGCGGGCCAGGGTCAGGCGCCCGGTGTCGCGCTCGTAGATGGCGAAGGCGAACATCCCGTTCAGGCGTTTCACGCAATCAGGCCCCCAGGCGGCGAAGGCCTTGAGAACAACCTCCGTGTCGCCCGTGGAAAAGAAGCGGTAGCCCTTGGCGATCAGTTCCTCGCGGAGCGCCTTGTAATTGTAGATGCAGCCGTTGAAGGCGATGGTCAGGCCCAGGTCGGGATCGACCAGGGGTTGCTGCGCCTTTTCCGTCAGGTCGATGATCTTGAGCCGGCGATGGCCGAAGGCGCAGCGGCTTTGCTGAAACAGGCCCGAGGCGTCCGGTCCCCGGGGCGCCATGGCGTCCGTCATGCGCGCCACCGCGCGCGCGTCCGCATAACCGTCATCGAATCTGATTTCGCCGCTAAGTCCACACATGCCGTATCCGGCTCCTTTTTTCTTGTTGGCGCATTCCGCCCGTCAAAATGGCGGATGCCCGTCGCCCAGCGCGGGGCACGGACAAAAAGCCACCGCCCCGGTCATCCTTGGCCGGGTCAAATGGCTACAGTATTAAGTTGTTGATTTACCTAAGATAGTTTTCCGAGACCGGGATGTCAAATGACGCCATTTTGACATTCAGCCGATCCGCCGGAACCGTCTGAGGCCATTGACGGAATCCGGACGGCTGGAATATTCGCGCGGCCACCCACGCAGCCGATCACCCCCGCGAAAGCGGGGGCCAGAAAGACCGTGCCGGATTCCCGCTTTCGCGGGAATGACCCCATCTGCCTGGATCGGAATTAGTGACTAATGTTTGTAGTCGGGCTCTTCCCGATCAAGCAGGCGCACGAAGGCCGCGAACTGATCGCCGCCCCGGGGGCCGCCGTCGCCGTCGAACTGCTGGGCCGCGTGCTCGCAGACCTCCTTGGGCGGAATGATCAGCTCCGCGCCCGAGGCCTGAGCCATCAATTGCAGCTCGCAGGCATGCTGGAGATAGCGGATGTGCTGGAACGCCTCGGCGATGGTCCGCCCGGTGCACAGCAGGCCGTGGTTGCGCAGGATCATGGAATGGTGATTGCCGAGGTCGCGGACGATGCTGTCGCGCTCCTCCGTATCGTTCGAGATGCCCTGATAGTCGTGATAGGCGAGCCGGTTGTAGAAGCCCATGGACTTCTGATTCAGGGGCAGCAATCCGTTCTTCTGCGCCGAGACGGCCATGCCCGCGTTGGTATGGGTGTGAATCACGCACATGGCGTCGCCGCGCGCCATATGGACCGCCGAATGAATGACGAAGCCTGCCTTGATGACCTCGTAGGGGCTGCCGTCCAGCACGTTGCCGTCGAGGTCGATCTTCACCAGGTTCGACGCACAGACCTCGGAAAACAG
This window harbors:
- the ggt gene encoding gamma-glutamyltransferase; this encodes MTQGMVVAPQPEPVEVGAEILRSGGNAVDAAVATALAQTVVDPFMCGIAGFGSMHLYLPSVGQHLCLDFHARAPGAVTDTMWQDLLEQEAEDGFGFILKGRVNEVGYQAIATPETLRALDAALTRFGTRPLADLLQPAIALANDGYMIRPHMHRFWTQEEPAGRVQHIEYLRGSPATAKTYLNADGSLKTPGMTITNPDMARTLARIAAQGADDFYEGEIAGRIASDMAAHGGLISAADLANCGPEETQPLWSEYRGIRVSSCPPPGGGIMVLQMLNILENFDLAAMGHNSPDYIRTVAEAMKISTVDKDRSVGDPRFVDVPVAHLLDKGYAADCAARIKAGEVTHVPRVGRDKESKDTTHLCVVDQAGDCVSLTHSLGMPSGVTTDGLGFIYNGCMGVFDPRPGQVGSLAPGKARFTSMAPTILFDGDRPRFIVGAPGGTYIAMGVLQAILNHVDFGMDAQQAVSAPRFSATSDIIEIVNRIPRAVEADLNGRGYRTRRYPINFHFAGVHAIRLMDGKVDGGADPGRDGMAMAV
- a CDS encoding class II aldolase/adducin family protein, with product MAQVIQLHEVPSLREKVSEEEWALRVELAAVYRLVARFGWDDGIFTHSSVRLPGREHHFLINPYGHLFSEVCASNLVKIDLDGNVLDGSPYEVIKAGFVIHSAVHMARGDAMCVIHTHTNAGMAVSAQKNGLLPLNQKSMGFYNRLAYHDYQGISNDTEERDSIVRDLGNHHSMILRNHGLLCTGRTIAEAFQHIRYLQHACELQLMAQASGAELIIPPKEVCEHAAQQFDGDGGPRGGDQFAAFVRLLDREEPDYKH
- a CDS encoding N-acetylglutaminylglutamine amidotransferase produces the protein MCGLSGEIRFDDGYADARAVARMTDAMAPRGPDASGLFQQSRCAFGHRRLKIIDLTEKAQQPLVDPDLGLTIAFNGCIYNYKALREELIAKGYRFFSTGDTEVVLKAFAAWGPDCVKRLNGMFAFAIYERDTGRLTLARDRLGIKPLYLAESGKRLRFASTLPALLAAGDTDTDIDPVGLNHYMSFHAVVPAPYTVLKGVRKLPPATYAVFDADGTRKDTTYWSVDFTRSAGDMKLSAEDWRDLVYEALALSIDRRLEADVDVGVLLSGGVDSSLIVGMLARAGKTPLRTFSVGFEDAGGEAGNEFKYSDLIAKEFGTEHYKIHVGAKRLMDLLPDTIRAMSEPMVSHDNVGFFALSQEVAQHVKVVQSGQGADEIFGGYSWYPPLMESNDPVGDYAQVFRDRDFDDYKKAVSPQYHTGRDESLAFIERNFAQPGADRAVDKALRIDSTIMLVDDPVKRVDNMTMAWGLEARVPFLDHELVELAGRVPPEHKVRGGGKGVLKDVARMVVPAEVIDRPKGYFPVPALKYIDGPYLEMVRDTLASKPARERSLFDRGYLDMLLDAPADHITPLKGSKLWQVALMETWLQTHGV
- a CDS encoding osmoprotectant NAGGN system M42 family peptidase; translation: MKYDLFIDRDYMVEILAKLLATPSPTGMTDEIVGLVCAELKELDIPFELTRRGAIRADLKGEEASPDRAIAAHLDTLGAMVKGFRLGGRLEVVPIGHWSSRFAEGARCTVHSDGGRTFRGTILPAKASGHTYNEAIDTQPTEWSEVELRLDERVGYEHEVRALGINVGDTISIDPMTEFMPNGFVFSRHLDDKAGVAALLTAARAVGRAGTVLPIDCHLLFTITEEVGVGASAVLHGDVAELVSIDNGTIAPGQHTSEYGVTIAMQDSSGPFDWHLSRSLIDMCVGHGIEHSRDVFRFYRSDAAAALEAGNDIRTALLCFALDASHGYERTHLDSVMALTRLLTLYMQSKPMFLRDKDALGPLGDLPATERDKPAKAAE
- the ngg gene encoding N-acetylglutaminylglutamine synthetase; translation: MENALSLKHWGEPPKNGMGTVGKCVAVHCGWGRVLFGQTFDKPELLAGRLMEEETGERDLAIYVRDPHVILSMAPQTLFMDPSHSFRLNLRELPATARADDSTMFTIRAAEAADEGAINRIYTSRGMVSLKPGYLAELDNRQCVTVLVAESAQDGEVLGVVMGIDHTTAFDDPEEGSSLWALAVDSQAAVPAVGIGLVTALAAHFRAAGRAFMDLSVLHDNAEAIQLYEKMGFERVPVYTVKKKNPINESLFIGPQRVENLNIYAKIIVDEARRRGIHVDIEDAAAGLFTLTLGGRSIACRESLSELTSAVAMSRCDDKALTHRLLAKADLNMPGQVTLRSRDDVRAFLEKYGRIVIKPARGEQGQGVFVDLCSEDEAIAAFDEVRDQADHVIGEEFVNGRDLRIIVIGDEVAAAAVRRPPRITGDGQHSIQELIQRLSRRRAAATGGESRIPIDDETRRCLQAQGHGMNSILGDGVVLEVRKTANLHCGGTIHDVTEDLHPALRDAALTARQVLGIPVVGFDFMVPRVDGPDYRIIEANERPGLANHEPQPTAQKFVDFLFPETRQELVKTPASGKGVTA